One Sediminibacillus dalangtanensis genomic region harbors:
- a CDS encoding AI-2E family transporter, translating to MQELTKRKWFVPAVGIILLLLIIYLLDLVSFVFTPLVIIFTTLAAPIIVAGVLYYLMRPFALLGSKYMPDSLAILLVYLMAAGVLTGLVFLIGPPLQQQFSKLVENIPQFVESVQGWIADVQSNGWVQRFQENRNVSSDQLGSQVGDYLSSSLESIGSNIVSVITTITNIVVLLVTVPFILFYMLKEGDKLPNRLLRFTPNKYESEGRKVLKDLDHALSSYIQGQLIVSLCVGTLLTIGYFILGLQYSLVLGVVATVTNVVPFIGPFIGTAPAVIVGLTESPIKALLVLLVIIIVQQIDSNFFSPQVMGKKLDIHPLTVIFILLVSANFGGIIGLILAVPTYAVGKSIVVNMYRFILIHRKAKSEKQV from the coding sequence ATGCAAGAATTGACGAAACGCAAGTGGTTTGTCCCGGCAGTGGGAATTATCCTGTTATTATTGATTATTTATTTACTTGATTTAGTGAGCTTTGTGTTTACTCCACTTGTTATTATCTTTACGACGTTGGCTGCACCAATCATCGTGGCTGGTGTCCTATACTACTTGATGAGGCCATTTGCCCTTCTCGGAAGCAAGTATATGCCGGATTCCCTGGCGATTTTGCTTGTTTATTTAATGGCCGCCGGAGTATTGACTGGCCTGGTTTTCCTCATCGGTCCGCCACTTCAGCAGCAGTTTTCCAAACTGGTGGAAAACATTCCCCAGTTTGTCGAAAGTGTGCAAGGCTGGATAGCCGATGTACAAAGCAACGGCTGGGTCCAGCGTTTTCAGGAGAATAGGAATGTTTCTTCAGACCAACTCGGAAGCCAAGTAGGCGATTACCTTAGCAGTTCACTGGAATCGATCGGTTCCAATATTGTGTCGGTAATCACGACCATCACCAATATAGTGGTATTGCTTGTCACCGTTCCGTTTATTCTGTTTTATATGCTGAAAGAAGGCGACAAGCTTCCGAACCGACTGTTGCGCTTTACCCCGAATAAATATGAGAGCGAGGGAAGAAAAGTACTAAAGGATCTGGATCATGCGTTGAGTTCTTATATTCAAGGGCAGTTGATTGTCAGCCTTTGTGTCGGTACGCTGCTCACAATCGGTTATTTTATTCTTGGATTGCAATATTCGCTCGTCCTTGGTGTCGTGGCCACAGTGACCAATGTCGTTCCATTTATCGGACCGTTTATCGGGACAGCACCTGCTGTCATCGTCGGTTTGACGGAGTCGCCGATTAAGGCGCTGCTCGTATTGTTGGTGATCATCATCGTTCAGCAAATAGACAGCAACTTCTTCTCCCCGCAAGTAATGGGGAAAAAGCTCGACATTCATCCGCTGACCGTTATTTTTATCTTGCTTGTCTCTGCTAACTTCGGTGGCATTATCGGCCTGATTTTGGCGGTTCCAACCTATGCAGTGGGAAAATCGATCGTGGTTAACATGTACCGATTTATTCTCATTCATCGCAAAGCAAAATCTGAAAAACAAGTGTAG
- the prfB gene encoding peptide chain release factor 2 (programmed frameshift), with translation MELVEIRQELDKMAKRLADFRGLFDLEQKRARIAELEEEMTAPTFWDDQQEAQKVINEVNGLKELVENFDKHHETHENLEVSYELVKEENDEDLREELESEVNELTEALNNYELFILLSEPYDKNNAILELHPGAGGTESQDWASMLLRMYTRWAERKNFKVETMDYLPGEEAGVKSVTLLIKGHNAYGYLKAEKGVHRLVRISPFDSSGRRHTSFVSCEVMPELDDSIDVDVQTEDLKIDTYRSSGAGGQHVNTTDSAVRITHIPTNTVVTCQSERSQIKNREQAMKMLKAKLYQLEIEKQQQELNEIRGEQKEIGWGSQIRSYVFHPYSMVKDHRTNHEIGNTQGVMDGDIDPFIDAYLRSQM, from the exons ATGGAATTAGTGGAAATCAGGCAAGAGTTGGATAAAATGGCTAAGCGATTAGCGGACTTCAGG GGTCTCTTTGACTTAGAACAAAAAAGGGCCCGTATTGCTGAACTGGAAGAAGAAATGACAGCCCCCACCTTTTGGGATGACCAGCAGGAAGCACAAAAGGTCATCAACGAAGTGAACGGGCTCAAGGAACTGGTTGAAAACTTTGATAAACATCACGAAACGCATGAGAACTTAGAAGTATCCTATGAGCTTGTTAAAGAGGAAAACGATGAGGATTTACGTGAGGAATTAGAGTCAGAAGTCAACGAGTTAACCGAAGCACTCAACAATTACGAGTTGTTTATTTTATTGTCGGAGCCATATGACAAAAACAATGCGATCCTTGAATTGCACCCTGGCGCTGGTGGAACAGAATCCCAGGACTGGGCAAGCATGCTTCTCCGTATGTACACACGTTGGGCGGAAAGAAAGAACTTCAAAGTAGAGACGATGGATTATCTGCCTGGTGAAGAGGCCGGAGTCAAAAGCGTAACCCTGTTGATTAAAGGCCATAATGCTTATGGTTACTTGAAAGCGGAAAAAGGCGTACACCGTCTGGTACGGATTTCGCCGTTCGACTCTTCCGGACGCAGGCATACGTCCTTTGTTTCCTGTGAAGTAATGCCGGAGTTAGATGACAGTATCGATGTAGATGTGCAAACAGAAGATTTAAAAATCGACACCTACCGTTCCAGCGGTGCCGGCGGTCAGCATGTTAACACGACAGACTCCGCTGTGCGGATTACACACATCCCGACGAACACGGTTGTTACTTGTCAATCGGAGCGTTCCCAGATAAAGAACAGGGAACAAGCGATGAAAATGCTGAAAGCGAAACTCTATCAATTGGAAATCGAAAAGCAACAGCAAGAGCTGAATGAAATCCGTGGGGAACAGAAGGAAATAGGCTGGGGAAGCCAGATTCGTTCGTACGTTTTCCATCCGTATTCCATGGTCAAGGATCACCGCACCAATCATGAAATCGGAAATACGCAAGGTGTCATGGACGGTGACATCGATCCGTTTATCGATGCTTATTTACGTTCTCAAATGTAA
- the secA gene encoding preprotein translocase subunit SecA codes for MRGLLKKVFGDGNQRQVNRLQKRADEIEALEPEYERLTDEELRNKTEAFKERYQNGEDLDSMLPEAYAVVREGAKRVLNMRPFPVQLLGAVALHEGNIAEMKTGEGKTLASTMPAYLNALTGKGVHIVTVNDYLAERDANQMGELFQFLGLTVGINSNGLSKEEKRAAYAADITYGTNNEYGFDYLRDNMVLYKEQMVQRPLHFAIIDEVDSILIDEARTPLIISGSAQKSASLYQQANAYVRTLSNEEDYTYDEKTKGVQLTEEGINKAERFFGIENLFDLNNVTLTHHINQALKAHVSMHRDTDYVVEEGEVVIVDQFTGRLMKGRRYSDGLHQAIEAKEGLQIQNESMTLASITFQNFFRMYEKLAGMTGTAKTEEEEFRNIYNMDVMVIPTNKPIIREDKADLIYQSMEGKFRAVVEEIKERHEAGQPVLVGTVAVETSELISKLLKKAGVPHNVLNAKNHYREAEIIEDAGQKGAVTIATNMAGRGTDIKLGDGVTELGGLAVIGTERHESRRIDNQLRGRSGRQGDPGVTQFYLSMEDELMRRFGSDNMKAMMERFGMDDTQPIESKMVSRAVESAQKRVEGNNFDARKTILSYDDVLRQQREIIYKQRFEVIDSDDLREIIERMMQSTIERTVQSYTSDEEEENWDLNVLVEYLHANLLEREDITVDDLTGKDPEEMIDVIFEKAKQRYDKKEEELTPEQMREFEKVILLRSVDTKWMDHIDQMDQLRQGIHLRAYGQNDPLREYQMEGFAMFEQMIAAIEEEVSKYVMKAQIRENLQREEVVKNTQAVSGGQEEKKKTKKPYVKTDTVGRNDPCPCGSGKKYKNCHGR; via the coding sequence ATGCGTGGATTACTGAAGAAAGTTTTCGGGGATGGTAACCAACGTCAAGTGAACCGTCTGCAAAAAAGGGCAGATGAAATAGAAGCGCTGGAACCAGAATACGAGCGATTGACAGATGAAGAATTACGAAATAAAACAGAAGCATTTAAAGAGCGATACCAAAATGGAGAAGACTTGGACAGCATGTTGCCGGAAGCATATGCAGTCGTAAGAGAAGGCGCCAAGCGTGTGCTCAACATGCGTCCGTTCCCTGTCCAGTTGCTGGGTGCAGTTGCCCTTCATGAAGGAAATATAGCAGAGATGAAGACAGGGGAAGGTAAAACCCTTGCTTCGACCATGCCGGCTTACCTGAATGCATTGACGGGTAAAGGAGTTCATATTGTTACGGTCAACGATTATTTGGCTGAGCGTGACGCCAACCAGATGGGCGAACTGTTTCAATTTTTAGGGCTCACGGTCGGCATCAACAGCAACGGATTGAGCAAAGAAGAAAAACGCGCTGCTTATGCGGCGGATATTACCTATGGTACCAACAATGAATATGGGTTCGATTATCTGCGCGACAATATGGTGCTGTATAAGGAACAGATGGTACAACGTCCACTGCATTTTGCCATCATTGATGAAGTAGACTCCATTTTGATTGACGAAGCACGTACACCGTTGATCATTTCCGGTTCGGCACAAAAATCGGCAAGTCTCTATCAACAGGCGAATGCTTATGTACGCACACTGAGCAATGAAGAAGATTATACCTATGATGAAAAAACAAAAGGTGTTCAACTGACCGAGGAAGGGATCAACAAAGCGGAGCGCTTTTTCGGCATTGAAAACCTGTTTGATTTGAACAATGTAACCTTGACGCACCATATCAATCAGGCACTAAAGGCACATGTCTCGATGCACCGTGATACTGATTATGTGGTGGAAGAAGGCGAAGTCGTCATCGTCGACCAGTTCACCGGTCGTCTGATGAAAGGGCGCCGCTATAGTGATGGACTGCACCAGGCGATTGAAGCAAAAGAAGGTCTGCAAATTCAAAACGAAAGCATGACCTTGGCATCGATAACCTTCCAGAACTTTTTCCGGATGTACGAAAAACTTGCCGGGATGACCGGTACAGCGAAAACAGAGGAAGAAGAATTCCGTAATATCTACAACATGGATGTGATGGTGATTCCGACCAACAAACCGATCATTCGTGAGGATAAAGCGGATCTTATCTATCAATCGATGGAAGGGAAATTCCGTGCTGTGGTCGAGGAAATCAAAGAAAGGCATGAAGCTGGCCAGCCTGTACTTGTCGGTACGGTTGCCGTTGAAACGTCGGAGTTGATTTCCAAGCTGTTGAAAAAAGCGGGTGTCCCACATAACGTGTTGAACGCGAAAAACCATTATCGAGAGGCAGAAATCATCGAGGATGCCGGACAAAAAGGCGCCGTCACCATTGCCACCAACATGGCCGGCCGTGGTACCGATATTAAACTCGGCGACGGTGTCACAGAACTCGGCGGTCTTGCGGTTATTGGCACGGAACGTCATGAATCTCGCCGGATTGATAATCAGCTGCGTGGTCGTTCTGGTCGTCAGGGCGACCCGGGTGTAACGCAATTTTATCTTTCCATGGAAGATGAATTGATGCGCCGTTTCGGTTCTGACAACATGAAAGCGATGATGGAGCGTTTCGGCATGGATGATACCCAGCCGATTGAGAGTAAAATGGTTTCCAGGGCCGTCGAATCTGCTCAAAAACGAGTCGAAGGCAACAACTTCGATGCTCGTAAAACGATTCTTTCCTATGACGATGTACTGCGTCAGCAAAGGGAAATCATCTACAAACAGCGTTTCGAAGTGATTGATTCCGATGATCTCCGCGAAATCATCGAGCGGATGATGCAGTCTACGATCGAGAGGACCGTTCAATCCTATACTTCTGATGAAGAGGAAGAAAACTGGGATTTGAACGTATTAGTCGAATATCTGCATGCCAACCTGCTGGAACGAGAGGACATTACAGTCGATGATTTGACCGGAAAAGATCCGGAGGAAATGATCGATGTAATCTTCGAAAAAGCGAAGCAGCGCTACGACAAGAAAGAAGAAGAATTGACACCTGAACAAATGCGCGAATTCGAAAAGGTCATCCTGCTCCGTTCGGTAGATACAAAATGGATGGACCATATCGATCAAATGGATCAGTTACGTCAGGGGATCCACCTGCGTGCATATGGTCAAAATGATCCACTCCGTGAGTATCAAATGGAAGGCTTTGCGATGTTTGAACAAATGATCGCTGCCATCGAAGAAGAGGTTTCCAAGTATGTCATGAAGGCACAAATCAGGGAAAACCTCCAGCGAGAAGAAGTGGTCAAGAACACCCAGGCTGTATCAGGCGGTCAAGAAGAAAAGAAGAAAACGAAAAAACCGTATGTCAAAACAGACACGGTAGGCAGAAATGATCCATGTCCATGCGGCAGCGGCAAAAAATATAAAAACTGTCACGGGCGCTAA
- the hpf gene encoding ribosome hibernation-promoting factor, HPF/YfiA family: MKFNIRGENLEVTESISSYVEKKISKLERYFEKPPTSDVYVNLGVYNDEQVIEVTIPMTNLLLRAEERHSDLYAAIDLVVDKLERQIRKYKTKVNRKSRQNGAPKHVFAELEQEALESQLNQEEMGEDSGVEIVRTKRFNLKPMDSEEAVLQMDMLGHAFYVFTNAVTGDTNVVYRRRDGRYGLIEPNEA; encoded by the coding sequence ATGAAATTCAACATTCGTGGTGAGAATCTAGAGGTGACTGAATCCATCAGCAGTTATGTGGAGAAGAAGATCAGTAAGCTAGAACGGTATTTTGAAAAACCGCCAACATCCGATGTATATGTTAATCTAGGTGTCTACAATGATGAGCAGGTAATCGAAGTAACTATCCCGATGACCAATCTGTTGTTGCGCGCAGAGGAACGACACAGCGATTTATATGCTGCCATCGACCTTGTAGTGGATAAATTAGAACGGCAAATCCGTAAATATAAAACAAAAGTAAATCGAAAATCCCGGCAAAACGGCGCCCCTAAACATGTATTCGCTGAACTCGAACAGGAGGCGTTGGAAAGCCAATTGAACCAGGAAGAGATGGGAGAAGATTCGGGCGTCGAGATCGTTCGTACGAAGCGTTTCAACTTGAAGCCGATGGATTCGGAGGAAGCAGTCCTGCAAATGGATATGCTGGGTCACGCTTTCTATGTATTCACTAACGCTGTAACAGGTGATACGAATGTTGTCTACCGCCGCCGTGACGGCCGGTATGGATTGATTGAGCCGAATGAAGCTTAA
- a CDS encoding flagellar protein FliT: MKNRIQPLYDITLELSEKLKGEIPADQREETISEINRVLEHRDTMIEGITSPYSEEEMETGRALLPINREVHDSLKQLLMRLRTEMKTVKKQKNSNHKYTNPYKQLANYDGMFLDQKK, from the coding sequence ATGAAGAACCGGATCCAGCCTCTTTATGATATTACCCTGGAATTAAGCGAGAAGTTAAAGGGAGAAATTCCTGCTGACCAGCGTGAAGAGACCATTTCAGAGATTAATAGAGTCCTCGAACATAGAGACACTATGATAGAAGGAATTACATCTCCATATTCTGAGGAAGAAATGGAAACCGGGCGTGCTTTATTGCCCATTAACCGTGAAGTTCATGACAGCCTGAAACAGTTACTGATGAGGTTGCGAACAGAAATGAAAACAGTAAAAAAGCAAAAAAACTCTAATCATAAATATACTAATCCTTATAAACAATTAGCAAACTATGATGGTATGTTTTTAGATCAAAAGAAGTGA
- the fliS gene encoding flagellar export chaperone FliS has translation MSMQQQYQAYKNNSVTTASPGELTLMLYNGCLKFIKQAVRDIEEGSHEQKNINIQKAQKIIQELMVTLDQKADISKEILPIYDYINRRLMEANINSDKEILEEVMGLVEEFRDTWKEVIKLNRQKQYGRGAQA, from the coding sequence ATGTCAATGCAACAGCAATACCAGGCGTATAAAAATAATTCCGTGACAACCGCTTCGCCAGGGGAATTGACGCTGATGCTATATAACGGATGCCTCAAGTTCATAAAACAGGCAGTCAGGGATATCGAAGAAGGAAGCCATGAACAAAAAAACATCAATATACAAAAGGCTCAAAAAATCATTCAGGAATTGATGGTCACACTTGATCAAAAAGCCGATATTTCCAAGGAAATCCTGCCTATTTATGACTATATAAATCGTCGGCTTATGGAAGCGAACATAAATAGCGATAAAGAAATCCTGGAAGAAGTTATGGGCTTGGTGGAAGAGTTCCGTGATACGTGGAAGGAAGTAATCAAACTAAATAGACAGAAACAATATGGCCGGGGAGCCCAAGCATGA
- a CDS encoding flagellar hook-associated protein 2, which produces MVNNVSSMNSMRIGGLASGMDIDQIVSDLMEAERIPLQKMEQDKTWMTWQRDAYRDVNKSFSELDNMLRDMKYQKTYSTRQATSSQSDAITATADATASNGTYNMEVTQLAKAAVNVSTQGISGGTEKIDPFGKLSEQNFTGGVTVPSTMTFTTYENGVGTEHNIDITETDTLNSVLTKITDQDNGVRAFYDVQADKVVMERTEAGVHNEGGSEIDFSADTSGFFTDTLQLGQETAAQDAEFIYNGAVTLTSKTNSTKLNGITFKFNDVTEGSANITVSNDVDASVEKIMKFVDKYNEVIEKVNGSLSEEKYRDYKPLTDAQKQEMSDKEIELWEEKAKSGLLKGDSILSSGIFSMRQDWYSDIDNGSEYSHLSEIGIETSPNYLDGGKLIVTESKLREALQNDPDSVYELFSNDVEGDGRGIINRLDDSINSTVKRIEERAGKGYHTLEQYTLGKQLKDVDSRIDQFQDRLTQIEDRYWSQFTAMEKAIQRMNEQSSYLMQQFNG; this is translated from the coding sequence ATGGTGAATAATGTGAGCAGCATGAACAGTATGCGAATTGGTGGATTGGCATCCGGGATGGATATCGATCAGATTGTCAGTGATTTAATGGAAGCTGAGCGCATCCCACTGCAAAAAATGGAACAGGATAAAACCTGGATGACTTGGCAGCGCGATGCCTACCGGGATGTCAATAAAAGTTTTTCAGAATTGGATAATATGTTAAGAGATATGAAATATCAAAAGACCTATAGTACTAGACAAGCAACTTCCTCTCAATCTGATGCAATCACGGCTACAGCTGACGCCACAGCTTCAAATGGAACATATAATATGGAAGTAACCCAGCTAGCGAAAGCTGCAGTAAATGTTAGTACCCAGGGAATTTCAGGTGGAACTGAGAAAATAGATCCTTTTGGCAAGCTTTCTGAACAGAATTTCACAGGCGGTGTAACAGTTCCAAGCACCATGACCTTTACTACATATGAAAATGGTGTAGGAACGGAACATAATATTGATATAACAGAAACTGATACGCTAAACAGTGTGTTAACTAAAATTACCGATCAAGATAATGGTGTAAGAGCTTTTTATGACGTTCAAGCCGACAAAGTAGTTATGGAAAGAACGGAAGCTGGTGTTCATAATGAAGGCGGTTCGGAAATAGACTTTAGCGCCGATACCTCTGGATTTTTTACAGATACACTTCAGCTTGGACAGGAAACAGCAGCTCAGGATGCTGAGTTTATTTATAATGGTGCCGTCACTTTAACTTCCAAAACTAATTCGACTAAGCTAAACGGCATAACTTTTAAATTCAATGATGTTACAGAGGGTTCAGCTAATATTACAGTAAGTAATGACGTAGATGCCTCAGTAGAAAAAATAATGAAATTCGTGGATAAGTACAATGAAGTTATTGAAAAGGTAAACGGAAGCCTAAGTGAAGAAAAATACCGGGATTATAAACCATTGACCGATGCTCAAAAGCAAGAGATGTCTGATAAAGAAATTGAGTTATGGGAAGAAAAAGCGAAGAGTGGATTATTAAAAGGTGATTCGATACTTTCCTCGGGGATTTTCAGCATGCGGCAGGATTGGTATTCGGACATTGACAATGGCAGTGAGTATTCTCATTTATCAGAGATAGGCATTGAAACCTCTCCGAATTACTTGGATGGAGGGAAATTAATCGTAACCGAAAGTAAATTGCGTGAAGCACTTCAGAATGATCCGGATTCTGTTTATGAGTTGTTTTCCAATGACGTAGAAGGGGACGGTCGCGGCATTATCAACCGACTTGATGATTCGATTAATTCCACAGTAAAAAGAATCGAAGAACGAGCTGGTAAAGGTTACCACACATTGGAACAATATACACTCGGAAAGCAGTTGAAAGATGTTGATAGCAGAATCGATCAATTTCAAGATCGGTTAACACAAATCGAAGACCGTTACTGGAGCCAGTTTACTGCAATGGAGAAAGCAATTCAAAGAATGAATGAACAGTCTTCTTATTTAATGCAACAATTTAATGGATAA
- the flaG gene encoding flagellar protein FlaG, translated as MNVGKILSGSQLLQKTEQLGVSTTARERSINEPVSEQTDPEVINGAYKEENDKKQVQNTIDALNEFLEPTHTGLKFELHDKLEKYYVTVIDTDTKEVIKEIPPKKLLDVYAAMAEFMGFIVDEKI; from the coding sequence ATGAACGTTGGGAAGATTTTATCTGGATCCCAACTCCTGCAAAAGACTGAACAACTTGGTGTTTCGACAACTGCAAGAGAAAGATCCATTAATGAACCTGTAAGTGAACAAACTGATCCTGAAGTAATTAATGGTGCTTATAAAGAAGAGAATGATAAAAAACAAGTCCAAAACACTATCGACGCACTGAATGAATTTTTAGAGCCAACTCATACTGGTCTCAAGTTTGAATTGCATGACAAGCTTGAAAAGTATTATGTGACAGTAATAGACACGGACACTAAGGAAGTCATTAAAGAAATACCACCAAAAAAACTTCTTGATGTCTATGCTGCGATGGCTGAATTCATGGGATTTATAGTCGATGAAAAAATTTGA
- a CDS encoding NAD(P)/FAD-dependent oxidoreductase, translated as MRRLVILGGGYGGIKILNKLLDGGLPGDVHITLVDRNPYHSLKTEFYAIAAGTKADREVRMEFPEHEQVDYVYGEIEKIDVDGKRIFVQGLTEAILYHYLVIGLGCEDNYHGIEGAAEFTESVQTISRARHGSVAVGDLKAYGKVAIVGAGLSGIEVASEIRESRPDLNVRLLDRGETVLSAFNSKIQNYVEEWFAKNDVEVIHKANVEYVEKDGVCNNGVCFVNDVTIWTAGVQPNYLVRELPFAKDRQNKIVLNDYYQVPSHPTVYVVGDCASSIHSPSAQLAGQQGEQVADVLLALLNDNAPERPKEIKLKGALGSLGKSDGFGNMLQQPVTGLLPRLAKSGVLWLNKRH; from the coding sequence ATGAGGAGATTAGTGATACTGGGCGGCGGCTACGGAGGGATTAAGATTCTGAATAAACTTTTGGATGGCGGATTACCTGGAGATGTACATATTACGTTGGTCGACAGGAATCCTTACCATTCGTTGAAAACAGAATTTTATGCAATAGCTGCTGGGACAAAAGCAGACAGGGAAGTAAGAATGGAGTTTCCAGAGCACGAGCAGGTTGATTATGTGTATGGAGAGATAGAAAAAATCGACGTGGACGGAAAGCGGATTTTTGTCCAGGGATTAACTGAAGCTATTCTTTATCATTATTTAGTGATCGGATTAGGCTGTGAAGACAACTACCATGGCATTGAGGGAGCAGCAGAGTTTACTGAGAGTGTGCAGACCATTTCACGGGCCAGACACGGAAGTGTTGCTGTCGGCGATTTGAAAGCCTATGGCAAGGTTGCCATCGTCGGCGCCGGTTTAAGCGGTATTGAGGTTGCATCCGAAATCAGGGAAAGCCGTCCGGATTTGAACGTGAGACTACTGGATCGCGGCGAAACGGTGTTAAGTGCTTTCAATTCGAAAATTCAAAATTACGTGGAAGAATGGTTTGCTAAAAATGACGTCGAAGTCATTCACAAGGCAAACGTCGAATATGTCGAAAAAGACGGAGTTTGCAACAATGGGGTTTGTTTTGTGAATGATGTTACAATCTGGACTGCGGGTGTTCAGCCGAACTATTTGGTTCGGGAGCTGCCATTTGCCAAGGACCGTCAGAATAAGATTGTCTTGAACGATTATTATCAGGTCCCTTCCCATCCAACCGTTTATGTGGTGGGAGACTGTGCTTCCTCTATTCATTCGCCCAGTGCACAGCTTGCCGGACAGCAGGGAGAACAAGTTGCCGATGTGCTGCTCGCATTACTAAACGACAATGCACCGGAGCGGCCGAAAGAAATCAAGTTAAAGGGAGCCTTGGGCTCATTGGGCAAATCGGACGGTTTTGGAAATATGCTGCAGCAGCCAGTGACTGGCTTACTGCCGCGTTTGGCAAAGTCTGGTGTATTATGGTTGAATAAACGACACTAG
- the pseI gene encoding pseudaminic acid synthase: protein MNEVVIQNRKVGPNCPPFIIAEMSGNHNQSLNNALQIVEEAAKAGADAVKLQTYTPDTMTLDVDRGEFVIKDSNNLWKGKSLYNLYQEAYTPWEWHEAIFNRCRELGLIAFSSPFDETAVDFLEELDVPCYKIASFENTDIPLLRKVASTGKPIIISTGMATLSEIDETVRVVRESGCEDIILLKCTSTYPAPAIDTNIKTIPQMSQIFNSNVGLSDHTQGIGVAIASVALGATVIEKHFTLSREEGGVDSVFSLEPKELQQLVNETNKAWESLGEITFGPTEKEKASRTRRRSLYITKDIKAGDAFTKDNLRAIRPGLGIPPKYYDLVIGKKARKNAVKGTPLQWDNLLD, encoded by the coding sequence ATGAATGAAGTAGTTATACAAAATAGAAAAGTCGGGCCAAACTGTCCCCCGTTTATTATTGCTGAGATGTCTGGCAATCATAATCAATCTTTAAATAATGCTCTGCAGATAGTAGAAGAAGCAGCTAAGGCTGGTGCTGATGCAGTGAAATTACAAACTTATACACCTGATACAATGACCTTGGATGTCGATAGAGGAGAATTTGTAATAAAGGATTCCAACAATCTTTGGAAAGGGAAAAGTCTTTACAATCTATATCAGGAAGCCTACACACCTTGGGAGTGGCATGAAGCTATTTTTAATAGATGTCGGGAGCTGGGTTTAATAGCCTTCAGTAGCCCTTTTGATGAAACTGCAGTTGATTTTTTGGAAGAGTTAGATGTTCCATGTTATAAGATAGCTTCATTTGAAAATACTGATATACCTCTTCTTCGAAAAGTTGCCAGTACAGGTAAACCGATAATAATTTCCACAGGTATGGCAACGTTGTCTGAAATAGATGAAACTGTCAGGGTTGTAAGAGAATCCGGGTGTGAAGATATAATTCTGCTAAAGTGCACAAGTACTTATCCTGCACCTGCTATTGACACAAATATAAAAACAATCCCCCAGATGAGCCAGATCTTTAATAGTAATGTTGGTTTATCCGACCATACTCAAGGAATCGGCGTTGCAATTGCAAGTGTAGCTTTAGGAGCCACAGTGATTGAAAAACACTTTACTTTATCGCGTGAAGAAGGAGGAGTGGATTCTGTTTTTTCATTGGAACCAAAAGAATTACAGCAATTAGTAAATGAAACAAATAAAGCCTGGGAATCATTAGGGGAAATAACTTTTGGTCCCACCGAGAAAGAAAAAGCCTCTCGAACCCGGAGGAGATCATTATATATAACGAAGGACATAAAAGCAGGAGATGCATTTACCAAAGATAATTTGAGGGCTATCAGACCGGGCTTGGGGATACCTCCCAAATATTATGATTTGGTAATAGGAAAAAAGGCCCGGAAAAATGCTGTCAAAGGTACGCCGTTACAATGGGATAATTTATTAGATTAA